From Papilio machaon chromosome 29, ilPapMach1.1, whole genome shotgun sequence, one genomic window encodes:
- the LOC106716962 gene encoding serine protease snake-like — MMSSQVLLTIFLFIIVKGITCLKEGESCYDNNSNFWGRCKHSYDCPSANRNYADKGVRPIFCEYSIRRILVCCEEERLQISKKRISEKKCEEYSEDVTEKVEFIALVLEPETMTISDVNCNYTGVELIVGGENALQGEFPHMAAIGWEFGGSTSFSCGGSLISRKFVMTAGHCIKRPRFGEPTIVRLGEQNLDPSVKDGASPVDVRIKRIHKHPDYKPPQRYNDIALLELEEAVKFNNNVRPACLWPKSDFGSYQKGIATGWGVIDPDTQQTSNELQKVSLSLLTNRYCKPLLKPNRYWDGFVDSQMCAGELRGGKDTCQGDSGSPLQVVSSDNQCIYYVVGVTSFGGKCAKSGQPAVYTRVSSYLDWIESIVWPGE; from the exons ATGATGTCGAGTCAGGTTTTATTGACGATTTTCCTCTTCATTATTGTCAAAGGAATTACTTGTCTAAAAG AGGGCGAATCATGTTATGACAACAACAGTAACTTTTGGGGCCGCTGCAAGCATTCTTATGATTGTCCTTCCGCTAATAGGAATTACGC TGATAAAGGAGTACGACCTATCTTCTGTGAATATTCTATAAGAAGAATCTTAGTCTGCTGCGAAGAAGAGAGACTGCAAATTTC TAAGAAGAGAATCAGCGAAAAAA AATGCGAAGAATACAGCGAAGATGTAACAGAGAAAGTGGAGTTTATAGCACTTGTGCTAGAACCGGAGACAATGACTATATCTGATGTCAACTGCAACTACACTGGCGTTGAACTAATTGTGGGCGGAGAGAACGCGCTGCAAGGGGAATTCCCGCATATG GCGGCTATAGGCTGGGAGTTCGGGGGTAGTACATCATTCAGTTGTGGAGGTAGTCTCATCAGCAGGAAGTTTGTGATGACAGCGGGGCATTGTATCAAACGGCCCAGGTTCGGGGAACCAACAATTGTTAGATTGGGCGAACAGAACTTAGACCCGAGTGTTAAAGATGGGGCTAGTCCTGTTGAT GTTCGTATCAAACGTATCCACAAACATCCAGACTACAAACCACCACAGCGATACAATGATATCGCACTTTTAGAATTAGAGGAAGCAGTTAAGTTCAACAATAACGTGAGACCTGCCTGTCTCTGGCCTAAGTCTGACTTCGGGTCGTATCAGAAGGGGATAGCTACAGGATGGGGTGTTATAGATCCAG ATACACAACAGACATCAAATGAGTTACAAAAAGTATCACTCTCTCTATTAACTAACAGATATTGCAAACCGTTGCTTAAACCAAATCGTTACTGGGACGGTTTCGTCGACTCTCAGATGTGCGCCGGAGAGTTACGTGGAGGAAAAGATACTTGTcag GGTGATTCTGGGTCTCCCCTTCAGGTGGTTTCCAGTGACAACCAGTgtatatattatgtagttGGTGTGACCTCATTTGGTGGTAAATGTGCTAAAAGTGGACAGCCAGCGGTCTATACTCGTGTATCTAGCTATTTAGACTGGATCGAAAGTATTGTATGGCCTGGAGAGTGA